The proteins below come from a single Hyperolius riggenbachi isolate aHypRig1 chromosome 8, aHypRig1.pri, whole genome shotgun sequence genomic window:
- the LOC137528826 gene encoding zinc finger protein 662-like, with protein sequence MESMRNLRSDTKISKKHMNETNEEVQRKSDSSSDYEPSSDGTFSKSDKEPFKAEKKRLYSCPLCKKTFKQAGHCRRHREMHAGKKSCKCPECDKSFRDQKDLDVHTRIHTGERPFECSECGKCFVTKGHLTAHQRSHTGEKPFRCPECRLGFTYSSCLKRHLKIHSGDKPHKCPECPKSFGRKTHLNRHLRIHTGEKPFKCETCGKTFSRRFVLVSHQRRHDGNKPLTESESESESSTDSSGVTDDSDDW encoded by the coding sequence ATGGAATCAATGCGCAACCTCCGGTCTGATACTAAAATCTCCAAAAAGCACATGAACGAGACGAATGAAGAGGTCCAGAGGAAGTCCGATAGCAGCTCAGACTATGAGCCATCCAGTGATGGGACTTTTAGCAAATCGGATAAAGAACCTTTCAAGGCTGAGAAGAAGCGACTCTATTCATGTCCATTGTGCAAAAAGACCTTCAAACAGGCTGGTCATtgcaggaggcacagagagatgcATGCTGGGAAAAAAAGCTGCAAATGCCCAGAGTGTGACAAAAGCTTCAGAGACCAGAAGGACCTTGACGTGCACACGAGGATTCACACGGGGGAACGACCTTTTGAGTGttcggagtgtgggaaatgttttgtcacAAAGGGTCACCTCACGGCCCATCAGAGGTCTCACACTGGCGAAAAGCCTTTCAGATGTCCGGAGTGCCGTCTTGGGTTTACTTACTCGTCGTGCTTGAAGAGGCATCTAAAAATCCACAGCGGCGATAAACCGCACAAGTGTCCGGAGTGCCCAAAAAGTTTTGGTCGCAAGACTCATCTGAACAGGCACTTGAGGATTCATACCGGGGAGAAGCCCTTTAAGTGTGAGACATGTGGGAAGACGTTCAGTAGAAGGTTTGTGCTGGTATCGCACCAAAGACGCCACGATGGAAACAAACCTTTAActgaatcagaatctgaatcagaatctTCTACTGACTCTTCAGGTGTCACTGATGACTCGGATGATTGGTGA
- the LOC137528824 gene encoding oocyte zinc finger protein XlCOF6.1-like isoform X2 — MNMKRISKKTERLDDIYHYEPSKDDDTSNQTPNEAEDPLQAAEGETMKKPYSCQLCEKTFKLRHHYLRHRKMHSGEPMFKCTVCDEWLSDEKELERHKRVHTEERPFPCSECGRRFQKPSYLKLHMKMHTTDWPFTCSECGKGFLYEGLLRFHQRTHSSVEPYICTECNSSFSSGASLKRHQQTHPGYKPHQCPECSKTFSRKTNLDRHLNIHSGEKPFECETCGKKFNRKWGLDSHQKRVHEGNNGPPGPESAVDSDVTDNSDDW; from the coding sequence ATGAACATGAAACGGATTAGTAAAAAGACAGAGAGGTTAGACGACATCTACCATTATGAACCATCCAAAGATGATGACACTAGCAACCAGACTCCGAATGAAGCAGAAGATCCTCTCCAGGCTGCTGAGGGTGAGACGATGAAGAAACCTTACTCGTGTCAATTGTGTGAGAAGACTTTCAAGCTGAGGCACCATTACCTGAGACATCGAAAAATGCATTCCGGGGAACCCATGTTCAAATGTACGGTGTGTGACGAATGGTTGAGCGATGAAAAGGAATTGGAAAGGCACAAGAGAGTTCATACTGAAGAACGACCTtttccatgttcagagtgtggaagaAGATTTCAAAAGCCGAGTTACCTCAAACTACATATGAAGATGCACACGACGGATTGGCCTTTcacgtgttcagagtgtgggaaaggttttcttTATGAGGGCCTCCTTAGATTCCACCAGAGGACTCACTCAAGTGTGGAGCCCTACATTTGTACTGAATGTAATTCAAGTTTTTCTTCAGGGGCATCCTTAAAGAGGCATCAACAAACTCACCCAGGGTACAAGCCACACCAATGTCCCGAGTGTTCAAAAACCTTTAGTCGGAAGACCAATCTAGATAGACACTTGAACATTCACTCTGGAGAAAAACCCTTTGAGTGTGAAACATGTGGGAAGAAGTTCAACAGGAAGTGGGGTCTAGACTCGCACCAAAAAAGAGTTCATGAAGGAAATAATGGTCCACCTGGGCCTGAGTCTGCAGTGGATTCTGATGTAACCGATAACTCGGATGATTGGTGA
- the LOC137527303 gene encoding zinc finger protein 184-like: MCSECGKGFLLMSSLESHHATHTGVKPYACPECRASFSFLASLKTHQRLHKGDKPHQCPECFKSFSLKFLLDRHVRIHTGEKPFECETCGKRFNRKRGLASHQRKVHDGNKCPAKPESSGEESDKGSDNSSSYEPFKGETSNKTLTKAEDPPQTVEGKKMKLKKNRYKCTECDKPIRDYAELERHKSVHTGERPFPCSECGKSFLMKSYLELHKKTHTADWPFMCSECGKGFLLKSHLKSHHATHTGVRPYACPECRASFSFLACLKRHQLLHKGDKPHQCPECFKSFSRKSHLDQHVRIHTGEKSFECESCGKRFTRKWGLASHQRKVHDRNKCPAEPESSAEKSDVTDNSDDW; this comes from the exons atgtgttcagagtgtgggaaaggttttcttTTAATGAGCAGTCTTGAATCCCACCATGCGACTCACACAGGCGTCAAGCCATACGCCTGTCCTGAATGTAGAGCCAGTTTTTCATTCTTGGCATCCTTAAAGACTCATCAACGGCTTCACAAAGGGGATAAGCCACACCAATGTCCTGAGTGCTTCAAAAGCTTTAGTCTCAAGTTTCTTCTAGACCGACACGTGAGGATTCACACCGGAGAAAAACCCTTTGAGTGCGAAACATGTGGGAAGAGGTTCAACAGGAAGAGGGGTCTAGCCTCGCACCAAAGAAAAGTTCACGACGGAAATAAATGTCCAGCTAAACCGGAATCTTCTGGAGAGGAGTCTGAT AAGGGGTCAGACAACAGCTCCAGTTACGAGCCATTCAAGGGTGAAACTAGCAACAAGACTTTGACCAAAGCAGAAGATCCTCCCCAAACTGTTGAGGGTAAGAAGATGAAGCTGAAGAAGAACCG CTACAAATGTACTGAGTGTGACAAGCCCATTAGAGACTATGCGGAATTGGAAAGGCACAAGAGTGTTCATACTGGAGAACGACCATTTCCATGTTCGGAGTGTGGGAAAAGCTTTCTAATGAAGAGCTACCTCGAGCTACACAAGAAGACGCACACAGCAGACTGGCCTTTcatgtgttcagagtgtgggaaaggttttcttTTAAAGAGCCATCTTAAATCCCACCATGCGACTCACACAGGCGTCAGGCCATACGCCTGTCCTGAATGTAGAGCCAGTTTTTCATTCTTGGCATGCTTAAAGAGGCATCAACTGCTTCACAAAGGGGATAAGCCACAccaatgtcccgagtgcttcaaaAGCTTTAGTCGCAAGTCGCATCTAGACCAACACGTGAGGATTCACACCGGAGAAAAATCCTTTGAGTGCGAGTCATGTGGGAAGAGGTTCACCAGGAAGTGGGGTCTAGCCTCGCACCAAAGAAAAGTTCATGACCGAAATAAATGTCCAGCTGAACCGGAATCTTCTGCAGAGAAGTCTGATGTAACTGATAACTCTGATGACTGGTGA